From Deferrisoma camini S3R1, the proteins below share one genomic window:
- a CDS encoding alpha/beta hydrolase, with amino-acid sequence MRERPVRFPGRGVELEGRLFLPAAGRVPGLVLCHPHPLYGGSMDVPVIAALARAAGERGFATLRFNFRGVGDSTGAHGGGDAEVDDVAAAVAFLASRRGVDPDRMALVGYSFGAWVGGRAAAQIPAIQAVVAVAPPLARMALDAWRNIRRPKLIVVGDRDEYCPLDLLESWFQGLPAPKERAVLEGADHFLWGREDEVARRAAGFLAVALQDPGGEG; translated from the coding sequence GTGAGGGAACGGCCGGTCCGGTTTCCCGGCCGGGGCGTGGAGCTGGAAGGCCGGCTGTTCCTGCCGGCCGCCGGCCGCGTGCCAGGCCTGGTGCTGTGCCACCCCCATCCCCTCTACGGCGGGTCCATGGACGTGCCCGTGATCGCGGCCCTGGCCCGGGCCGCCGGGGAGCGGGGGTTCGCCACCCTGCGGTTCAATTTCCGGGGGGTGGGCGACAGCACCGGGGCCCACGGCGGAGGCGACGCCGAGGTGGACGACGTGGCGGCAGCCGTCGCCTTCCTGGCCTCCCGGCGCGGAGTGGACCCGGACCGGATGGCCCTGGTGGGGTACTCGTTCGGGGCGTGGGTGGGAGGGCGGGCCGCCGCACAGATCCCGGCGATCCAGGCGGTGGTGGCTGTGGCGCCGCCGCTGGCGAGGATGGCCTTGGATGCGTGGCGCAACATTCGGCGGCCCAAGCTGATCGTCGTGGGCGACCGGGACGAGTACTGCCCTCTGGATCTTCTGGAGTCCTGGTTCCAGGGGCTCCCTGCCCCCAAGGAGCGAGCGGTCCTGGAAGGGGCCGACCACTTCCTGTGGGGCCGCGAGGACGAGGTGGCCCGCCGGGCGGCCGGGTTCCTGGCCGTGGCGTTGCAGGACCCCGGCGGGGAAGGGTAG
- a CDS encoding pyridoxal phosphate-dependent aminotransferase, with protein MPLSEKARSFTESVIREMTRHAMAHGAVNLAQGFPDFPCPQELKDAACRALQADVNQYAITWGAKGFRDALAEKTRRFLGIEVDPETEITVTCGSTEAMIASLLAVVDPGDEVIVFEPFYENYGPDAVLCGAVPRYVPLRPLEEGRQRRWGFDPDELARAFTPRTRALVLNTPQNPTGKVFTREELEAIAELCVRHDVVAVTDEIYEHIVFDGRTHTAMATLPGMRQRTITISGLSKTYSVTGWRVGYAIAPAHLTAGIRKVHDFLTVGAAAPLQEAGAVALALPPSYYERLSASYQAKRDRFVPRLEALGFRCYPPEGAYYVMADIRGFGAGDDTAFALELVREAGVAVVPGSSFFSDPALGRHLVRFCFCKRDDTLDEALDRLEAWAGRKGGSIRGAG; from the coding sequence ATGCCTCTTTCCGAAAAGGCCCGGTCGTTCACCGAGTCGGTGATCCGGGAGATGACGCGCCACGCCATGGCCCACGGGGCCGTAAACCTGGCCCAGGGGTTCCCCGACTTCCCCTGCCCCCAAGAGCTCAAAGACGCGGCCTGCCGGGCCCTGCAGGCCGACGTGAACCAGTACGCGATCACGTGGGGGGCCAAGGGGTTCCGGGACGCCCTGGCCGAGAAGACCCGTCGGTTCCTGGGGATCGAGGTGGATCCCGAGACCGAGATCACGGTGACCTGCGGATCCACCGAGGCCATGATCGCGAGCCTGCTTGCGGTGGTGGATCCGGGGGACGAGGTGATCGTGTTCGAGCCGTTCTACGAGAACTACGGCCCGGATGCGGTGCTGTGCGGGGCGGTTCCGCGGTACGTGCCGCTGCGGCCCCTCGAGGAGGGCAGGCAGAGGCGGTGGGGGTTTGACCCGGACGAGCTGGCCCGGGCGTTCACCCCCAGGACCCGCGCCCTGGTGCTCAACACCCCCCAGAACCCCACGGGCAAGGTGTTCACCCGGGAGGAGCTCGAGGCGATCGCCGAGCTGTGCGTCCGCCACGACGTGGTGGCCGTGACCGACGAGATCTACGAGCACATCGTGTTCGACGGCCGCACTCACACGGCCATGGCCACCCTTCCCGGCATGCGGCAGCGCACGATCACGATCAGCGGGCTGAGCAAGACCTACTCCGTGACCGGATGGCGGGTCGGGTACGCCATCGCTCCGGCCCACCTCACGGCCGGCATCCGCAAGGTCCACGACTTCCTCACGGTGGGTGCGGCCGCTCCCCTCCAAGAGGCCGGGGCGGTGGCCCTGGCTCTTCCCCCCTCGTACTACGAGCGCCTCAGCGCGTCGTACCAGGCCAAGAGGGACCGGTTCGTCCCCCGGCTCGAGGCGCTGGGGTTCCGGTGCTACCCGCCCGAGGGAGCCTACTACGTCATGGCCGACATTCGGGGGTTCGGCGCCGGGGACGACACGGCGTTCGCCCTGGAGCTGGTGAGGGAGGCCGGGGTGGCGGTGGTGCCGGGGTCGAGCTTCTTCTCCGACCCCGCCCTCGGCCGCCATCTCGTCCGTTTCTGTTTTTGCAAGCGCGACGACACGCTGGACGAGGCCCTGGACCGGTTGGAGGCGTGGGCCGGGCGGAAAGGAGGGTCGATCCGGGGCGCCGGGTGA
- a CDS encoding hydrogenase maturation nickel metallochaperone HypA/HybF: protein MEVLRLARETAEREGARRIVRLKVVVGRWSGVEPETLRFALETLREGEMLGAAAVEIEVREAEFECSGCGTRFGACGYFDPCPRCGQEGAELVAGDELLLAELDVEDP, encoded by the coding sequence ATGGAAGTGCTTCGCCTGGCCCGGGAGACCGCGGAGAGGGAAGGGGCCCGACGGATCGTCCGGCTGAAGGTGGTCGTGGGCCGGTGGTCGGGCGTGGAGCCCGAGACGCTTCGGTTCGCCCTCGAGACCCTGCGGGAGGGCGAGATGCTGGGTGCCGCCGCCGTCGAGATCGAGGTGCGGGAGGCCGAGTTCGAGTGCAGCGGCTGCGGAACCCGGTTCGGCGCGTGCGGGTACTTCGACCCCTGCCCCCGGTGCGGGCAGGAAGGGGCCGAGCTGGTGGCCGGGGACGAACTCCTGTTGGCGGAGTTGGACGTGGAGGACCCATGA
- the ahcY gene encoding adenosylhomocysteinase gives MKGDIKDPNLRELGVKRILWADRQMPVLRKIRERFEKERPLEGRRMSACLHVTTETANLARTLKAGGADLVLCASNPLSTQDDVAAALTLEFGIPTYAVRGEDRDTYYAHIRAAVEHRPDVTMDDGADLVSVIHSDYPELHDQVVASMEETTTGVIRLRAMEKDGALKFPVVAVNDADCKHLFDNRYGTGQSTIDGILRATNVLLAGKVFVVAGYGWCGRGVANRARGLGARVVVTEVEPLRALEAVMDGFEVMPMAEAAKVGDLFCTLTGDIHVLRREHFEVMKDGALVANSGHFNVEIDIPALEGLAERVEKGVRPNVDGYVLADGRRIFVLGEGRLINLAAAEGHPASVMDMSFAVQALTTEWAIRNAGKLEAKVYGVPQEIDAWVARLKLETMGVAIDTLTEEQEKYLSSWEMGT, from the coding sequence TTGAAAGGTGACATCAAGGATCCGAATCTGAGGGAGTTGGGGGTCAAGAGGATCTTGTGGGCGGACCGGCAGATGCCGGTGCTCCGGAAGATCCGGGAGCGGTTCGAGAAGGAGCGGCCGCTCGAGGGCCGGCGGATGAGCGCGTGTCTGCACGTGACCACCGAGACGGCGAACCTGGCCCGGACGCTGAAGGCGGGGGGGGCGGACCTGGTGCTGTGCGCGTCGAACCCGCTGTCGACCCAGGACGACGTGGCGGCGGCCCTGACGCTGGAGTTTGGGATACCGACCTACGCGGTCCGCGGCGAGGACCGGGACACGTACTACGCGCACATCCGGGCGGCGGTGGAGCACCGGCCGGACGTGACCATGGACGACGGGGCGGACCTGGTGAGCGTGATCCACAGCGACTACCCGGAGCTGCACGACCAGGTGGTGGCGAGCATGGAGGAGACCACCACGGGGGTGATCCGGCTGCGGGCGATGGAGAAGGACGGGGCCTTGAAGTTCCCGGTGGTGGCGGTGAACGACGCGGACTGCAAGCACCTGTTCGACAACCGCTACGGCACGGGGCAGTCGACGATCGACGGGATCCTGCGGGCGACGAACGTGCTGTTGGCGGGCAAGGTGTTCGTGGTGGCGGGGTACGGGTGGTGCGGCCGGGGGGTGGCGAACCGGGCCCGGGGCCTGGGGGCGCGGGTGGTGGTGACCGAGGTGGAGCCGCTGCGGGCGCTCGAGGCGGTGATGGACGGGTTCGAGGTGATGCCGATGGCCGAGGCGGCGAAGGTGGGGGACCTGTTCTGCACGCTCACCGGCGACATCCACGTGCTGCGGCGCGAGCACTTCGAGGTGATGAAGGACGGGGCGCTGGTGGCGAACTCGGGTCACTTCAACGTGGAGATCGACATTCCGGCGTTGGAGGGGCTGGCGGAGCGGGTGGAGAAGGGGGTGCGGCCGAACGTGGACGGGTACGTGCTGGCGGACGGCCGGCGGATCTTCGTGCTGGGTGAGGGGCGGCTGATCAACCTGGCGGCGGCGGAGGGGCACCCGGCGAGCGTGATGGACATGAGCTTCGCGGTGCAGGCGCTCACCACGGAGTGGGCGATCCGGAACGCGGGCAAGCTGGAGGCGAAGGTGTACGGGGTGCCGCAGGAGATCGACGCGTGGGTGGCCCGGCTGAAGCTCGAGACCATGGGCGTGGCCATCGACACCCTGACCGAGGAGCAGGAGAAGTACCTGAGCTCCTGGGAGATGGGGACGTAG
- a CDS encoding PhzF family phenazine biosynthesis protein, translated as MQTRPIYLVDAFTRVALRGNPAGVMPHARGLDEEQMLAIAREVNASETAFVLPSREADFRIRFFTPAQEVPSCGHALVAALTVLEDLGEIRVTGEFARVQIETGVGVLPADLVRTPEGIRVDLTQDAPAFRPCTVAEDRVLEALGADEDDLRTDLPLELAYTGLWHLMVPLTTTEALDGLLPDFRALAALSEELGVLTVHVFVEGENGYHCRDFSPAAGIDEDPVTGTASGALGAYLVRHRAAAPATPLRVVQGEACARPGEVRVVVQGTPGRPERVVVGGHAVVSLRGHLRLGDLG; from the coding sequence ATGCAGACCCGACCGATCTACCTGGTGGATGCGTTCACGCGGGTGGCCCTCCGGGGGAACCCGGCCGGCGTGATGCCCCACGCCCGGGGCCTGGACGAGGAGCAGATGCTGGCGATCGCCCGGGAGGTGAACGCCTCGGAGACCGCGTTCGTCCTGCCGAGCCGGGAGGCGGACTTCCGGATCCGGTTCTTCACCCCGGCCCAGGAGGTGCCCTCGTGCGGGCACGCCCTCGTGGCCGCCCTGACGGTGCTCGAGGACCTGGGCGAGATTCGGGTCACGGGGGAGTTTGCTCGGGTCCAGATCGAGACCGGCGTGGGGGTGCTGCCGGCAGACCTGGTGCGGACCCCCGAGGGGATCCGGGTGGACCTGACCCAGGACGCCCCGGCGTTCCGGCCCTGCACGGTGGCCGAGGATCGGGTGCTGGAGGCCTTGGGCGCGGACGAGGATGACCTGCGCACCGACCTGCCGTTGGAGCTCGCGTACACCGGGCTGTGGCACCTGATGGTGCCCCTGACGACCACCGAGGCCCTGGACGGGCTGCTCCCGGACTTCCGGGCGCTGGCGGCCCTGAGCGAGGAGCTGGGGGTACTGACGGTGCACGTGTTCGTGGAAGGGGAAAACGGGTACCACTGCCGGGACTTCAGCCCCGCGGCCGGCATCGACGAGGATCCGGTGACCGGTACCGCTTCGGGCGCGCTGGGCGCGTACCTGGTGCGCCATCGTGCGGCGGCTCCCGCAACGCCCCTGCGGGTGGTCCAGGGCGAGGCCTGCGCCCGGCCCGGGGAGGTGCGGGTGGTGGTCCAGGGCACCCCGGGCCGCCCCGAGCGGGTGGTGGTGGGCGGACACGCGGTGGTGAGCCTGCGCGGACACCTGCGACTGGGCGACCTGGGGTGA
- the metK gene encoding methionine adenosyltransferase: MGMTDYLFTSESVTEGHPDKVADQISDAVLDALIAEDPRSRVACETLVTTGMAIIAGEITTEAYAHMPDIVRRTIKEIGYTDPALGFDWETCAVLTSIDKQSPDIAMGVDEKEDREQGAGDQGLMFGYATNETQELMPMPIVFAHRLTRRLAEVRKKGVVDFLRPDGKSQVTVRYVDSKPVSVDAIVVSTQHSPEVTQAQVREAVLEEVVKPVIPEHLLTQNTRYYINPTGRFVIGGPMGDCGLTGRKIIVDTYGGQGSHGGGAFSGKDPSKVDRSASYMARYIAKNVVAAGLADKCEVQISYAIGVAEPVSIMVDTFGTWKVEPDRIARLVREVFPLKPKQIIEHLDLLRPIYKKTAAYGHFGRNEPEFTWERTDKADELRRAAGI, from the coding sequence ATGGGCATGACCGACTATCTGTTCACATCCGAGAGCGTGACCGAGGGCCACCCGGACAAGGTGGCGGACCAGATCTCCGACGCGGTGCTGGACGCGCTGATCGCGGAGGATCCGCGCAGCCGGGTGGCGTGCGAGACGCTGGTGACCACGGGCATGGCGATCATCGCGGGCGAGATCACCACCGAGGCGTACGCGCACATGCCGGACATCGTGCGCCGCACGATCAAGGAGATCGGGTACACGGACCCGGCCCTGGGGTTCGACTGGGAGACCTGCGCGGTGCTGACCTCGATCGACAAGCAGAGCCCGGACATCGCGATGGGGGTGGACGAGAAGGAGGACCGGGAGCAGGGCGCGGGGGACCAGGGGCTGATGTTCGGGTACGCGACGAACGAGACCCAGGAGCTGATGCCGATGCCGATCGTGTTCGCGCACCGGCTGACGCGGCGGCTGGCGGAGGTGCGAAAGAAGGGGGTGGTGGACTTCCTTCGGCCGGACGGGAAGAGCCAGGTGACGGTCCGGTACGTGGACTCGAAGCCGGTGAGCGTGGACGCGATCGTGGTGAGCACGCAGCACTCGCCGGAGGTGACGCAGGCGCAGGTACGCGAAGCGGTGCTGGAGGAGGTGGTGAAGCCGGTGATCCCGGAGCACCTGCTCACGCAGAACACGCGCTACTACATCAACCCGACGGGCCGGTTCGTGATCGGGGGTCCGATGGGGGACTGCGGGCTGACGGGCCGGAAGATCATCGTGGACACCTACGGGGGGCAGGGGAGCCACGGGGGTGGGGCGTTTTCGGGGAAGGACCCGTCGAAGGTGGACCGGTCGGCGTCGTACATGGCGCGCTACATCGCGAAGAACGTGGTGGCGGCGGGGCTGGCGGACAAGTGCGAGGTGCAGATCTCGTACGCGATCGGGGTGGCGGAGCCGGTGTCGATCATGGTGGACACGTTCGGGACGTGGAAGGTGGAGCCGGATCGGATCGCGCGGCTGGTGCGGGAGGTGTTTCCGTTGAAGCCGAAGCAGATCATCGAGCACCTGGACCTGCTGCGGCCGATCTACAAGAAGACGGCGGCCTACGGCCATTTCGGCCGCAACGAGCCGGAGTTCACCTGGGAGCGCACGGACAAGGCGGACGAGCTGCGCCGGGCGGCGGGAATTTAG
- a CDS encoding IMP cyclohydrolase translates to MADIKKIYRTVMDDHFPDRLTITFGDQTLVYRKRSWKLPDASGQVVEKGLRYGENPGQEAALYELVGGNLALGECRLIEPGWGLVSALAEEHMIQAGKHPGKINLTDVDNGLNILRYLMGRPTAVILKHNNPCGAAEADDLETAFRRAFRADRIAAFGGAVVLNRPLDRATAEAVVEQYLEVVAAPDYEEGAVEVLRRRKDLRILAVPRMDRLAEYRDRRFVDFKSLIDGGLIVQQSPLNAVQSPSDFQPAVAQRDGREVRVVRVPTAEELDDLFFGWCVEQGVTSNSVLYVKDRCTVGIGTGEQDRVGVAEIAVFKAYTKYADALCYDRHGLPLKELELRVERGQADPAALEEIRAETRKAKGGLIGSAMISDAFFPFRDGVDVGLREGVTAVCQPGGANRDWEVIEAVNEAGATMVFTGQRCFKH, encoded by the coding sequence ATGGCCGACATCAAGAAGATCTACCGCACCGTGATGGACGACCACTTCCCGGACCGGTTGACCATCACCTTCGGCGACCAGACCCTGGTGTACCGGAAGCGCTCCTGGAAGCTCCCCGACGCCTCCGGCCAGGTGGTGGAGAAGGGCCTCCGGTACGGCGAGAACCCCGGGCAAGAAGCGGCGCTGTACGAGCTGGTGGGGGGGAACCTCGCCCTCGGGGAGTGCCGGCTCATCGAGCCGGGGTGGGGGCTGGTGTCGGCCCTGGCCGAGGAGCACATGATCCAGGCCGGCAAGCACCCCGGGAAGATCAACCTCACCGACGTGGACAACGGCCTGAACATCCTGCGCTACCTGATGGGCCGGCCCACCGCGGTGATCCTCAAGCACAACAACCCCTGCGGGGCGGCCGAGGCCGACGACCTGGAGACCGCCTTCCGCCGGGCGTTCCGGGCCGACCGGATCGCCGCCTTCGGCGGCGCGGTGGTGCTGAACCGCCCGTTGGACCGGGCCACGGCCGAGGCCGTGGTGGAGCAGTACCTGGAGGTGGTGGCCGCGCCCGACTATGAAGAGGGGGCGGTCGAGGTGCTGCGGCGCCGCAAGGATCTGCGGATCCTCGCGGTGCCCCGCATGGACCGCCTGGCCGAGTACCGGGACCGCCGGTTCGTGGACTTCAAGAGCCTGATCGACGGCGGCCTGATCGTGCAGCAGTCCCCCTTGAACGCGGTGCAGAGCCCCTCGGACTTCCAGCCCGCCGTGGCCCAACGGGACGGCCGCGAGGTTCGGGTCGTCCGGGTCCCCACGGCCGAGGAGCTCGATGACCTGTTCTTCGGGTGGTGCGTGGAGCAGGGGGTCACCTCCAACTCGGTGCTGTACGTGAAGGACCGGTGCACGGTGGGCATCGGCACGGGCGAGCAGGACCGGGTCGGGGTGGCCGAGATCGCCGTGTTCAAGGCCTACACCAAGTATGCGGACGCCCTGTGCTACGACCGCCACGGTCTGCCCCTGAAGGAGCTGGAGCTCCGGGTGGAGCGGGGGCAGGCCGACCCCGCGGCCCTGGAGGAGATCCGGGCAGAGACCCGGAAGGCCAAGGGAGGGCTCATCGGGTCCGCCATGATCAGCGACGCGTTCTTCCCGTTTCGCGACGGGGTGGACGTGGGGCTCCGGGAGGGGGTCACCGCCGTGTGTCAGCCGGGCGGGGCCAACCGGGACTGGGAGGTGATCGAGGCGGTGAACGAGGCCGGCGCCACGATGGTGTTCACCGGCCAGAGGTGCTTCAAACACTGA
- a CDS encoding acyl-CoA dehydrogenase family protein, giving the protein MDGTRAWVRDRFGEVLELVARRAPEVDRTAEFPEDVLRAYQEAGLMAAQVPPDLGGLGLTHLQFAAVVEEVARHSGALSLLLIVQAVGLLPILLRPEFPRRDEVLTRVTRSGALVGFALTEPPSGSDAYNMRTEVVQRDGAHRLTGVKYLITNAGRAHAYVVFTNFREPGLKHVAAYLVDADREGVRVGPANRLLGMRGIPTASIHFDDVAVDEADRIGGKNEGYVLAMDTLNISRPWIGAQAVGLARGALDTAMQFACQRKVMGEPLIDKQAFRFTLAEVAARIEAASALVERTSRMIDAGREDYTAQSAMCKLVATDTAMWACERALQMLGGPGCIAGNRAERAFRDVKITQIYEGTNEVQKILVARELVQAARARRPAAAGTAPELLT; this is encoded by the coding sequence ATGGACGGAACTCGCGCGTGGGTTCGGGACCGGTTCGGGGAGGTTCTGGAGCTGGTGGCCCGCCGGGCACCGGAGGTGGACCGGACGGCCGAGTTCCCCGAGGACGTGCTCAGGGCCTATCAGGAGGCGGGCCTCATGGCGGCCCAGGTGCCCCCCGATCTGGGGGGGCTGGGCCTCACCCACCTTCAGTTCGCAGCGGTCGTGGAGGAGGTGGCCCGCCACTCGGGGGCGCTGTCGTTGCTCCTCATCGTGCAGGCGGTGGGCCTCCTTCCCATCCTGCTGCGGCCCGAGTTCCCGCGGCGCGACGAGGTGCTCACCCGGGTCACCCGGTCGGGCGCCCTGGTGGGGTTCGCGCTCACCGAGCCGCCGTCCGGCTCCGACGCCTACAACATGCGCACCGAGGTGGTCCAGCGGGACGGCGCCCACCGGCTCACCGGCGTCAAGTACCTGATCACCAACGCCGGAAGGGCCCACGCCTACGTCGTGTTCACCAACTTCCGGGAGCCTGGGCTCAAGCACGTGGCCGCCTACCTGGTCGACGCCGACCGGGAAGGGGTGCGGGTGGGCCCCGCAAACCGCCTGCTGGGGATGCGGGGGATCCCCACGGCCTCGATCCACTTCGACGACGTGGCCGTGGACGAGGCCGACCGGATCGGCGGTAAGAACGAGGGTTACGTGCTGGCCATGGACACCCTGAACATCTCCCGGCCCTGGATCGGGGCCCAGGCCGTGGGGCTGGCCAGGGGGGCCCTGGACACCGCCATGCAGTTCGCCTGCCAGCGCAAGGTCATGGGCGAGCCCCTGATCGACAAGCAGGCGTTCCGGTTCACCCTGGCGGAGGTGGCGGCGCGGATCGAGGCGGCCAGCGCCCTGGTGGAGCGGACCTCCCGCATGATCGACGCCGGCCGCGAGGACTACACGGCCCAGTCGGCCATGTGCAAGCTGGTGGCCACCGACACGGCCATGTGGGCGTGCGAGCGGGCCCTGCAGATGCTCGGCGGACCCGGGTGCATCGCGGGAAACCGGGCGGAACGGGCGTTCCGGGACGTAAAGATCACCCAGATCTATGAAGGCACCAACGAGGTCCAGAAGATACTGGTGGCCCGGGAGCTGGTGCAGGCCGCCCGGGCCCGCCGGCCGGCGGCGGCCGGAACCGCGCCCGAGCTGCTGACCTGA
- the icd gene encoding isocitrate dehydrogenase (NADP(+)), with the protein MIQIDPPASGSPIEKGSDGRLRVPHDPIIPFIEGDGTGPDIWRAARRVFDRAVELAYGGDRRVHWYEVFAGEKAFDRFGEWLPEATLEAIKRYRVAIKGPLTTPVGGGIRSLNVALRQELDLYACVRPVRYIHGVPSPMREPEKVDVVIFRENTEDVYAGIEAPAGSPEARELIEFLMIKWNRRIPDDAGVGIKPISRERTRRLVRMAIRYALANNHDSVTLVHKGNIMKFTEGAFKEWGYEVAREEFGDVTITEEDLWQKYEGVHPTGKIVMKDRIADAMFQQLLLRPDEYSVLAMPNLNGDYMSDAAAAQVGGLGMAPGANIGDEYAVFEATHGTAPKYAGQDKVNPSSVILSGVMMFDHLGWHRVGALIRSGIERAVAHKQVTYDLERQMEGATCLKCSEFAEAICRFMEQEA; encoded by the coding sequence GTGATCCAGATCGATCCGCCGGCCTCGGGTTCGCCCATCGAGAAGGGTTCCGATGGGCGGCTCAGGGTGCCCCACGATCCGATCATCCCGTTCATCGAGGGAGACGGAACCGGCCCGGACATCTGGCGGGCCGCCCGCCGGGTGTTTGACCGGGCCGTGGAGCTGGCGTACGGCGGCGACCGCCGGGTGCACTGGTACGAGGTGTTCGCCGGCGAGAAGGCCTTCGACCGGTTCGGCGAGTGGCTTCCCGAGGCCACGCTCGAGGCGATCAAGCGCTACCGGGTGGCCATCAAGGGCCCCCTGACCACGCCGGTGGGCGGGGGGATCCGCAGCCTGAACGTGGCCCTGCGCCAGGAGCTCGACCTGTACGCCTGCGTGAGGCCGGTGCGCTACATCCACGGGGTGCCGTCGCCCATGCGCGAGCCCGAGAAGGTGGACGTGGTCATCTTCCGGGAGAACACCGAGGACGTCTACGCCGGCATCGAGGCGCCGGCCGGCAGCCCCGAGGCCCGGGAGCTCATCGAGTTTCTGATGATCAAGTGGAACCGCCGCATCCCGGACGATGCCGGCGTCGGCATCAAGCCGATTAGCCGGGAGCGGACCCGGCGGCTGGTGCGCATGGCCATCCGGTACGCCCTGGCGAACAACCACGACTCGGTGACCCTGGTCCACAAGGGCAACATCATGAAGTTCACCGAGGGCGCCTTCAAGGAGTGGGGGTACGAGGTGGCCCGGGAGGAGTTCGGCGACGTCACGATCACCGAGGAGGACCTCTGGCAGAAGTACGAAGGGGTCCATCCCACGGGCAAGATCGTGATGAAGGACCGGATCGCCGACGCCATGTTCCAGCAGCTGCTCCTGCGGCCCGACGAGTACTCGGTGCTGGCCATGCCGAACCTGAACGGCGACTACATGTCCGACGCGGCCGCCGCCCAGGTCGGGGGGCTGGGCATGGCGCCCGGGGCCAACATCGGCGACGAGTACGCCGTGTTCGAGGCCACCCACGGCACCGCGCCCAAGTACGCAGGCCAGGACAAGGTGAACCCGAGCTCGGTGATCCTGTCGGGCGTGATGATGTTCGACCACCTGGGATGGCACCGGGTGGGCGCGCTGATCCGGTCCGGCATCGAGAGGGCCGTGGCCCACAAGCAGGTCACCTACGATCTGGAGCGGCAGATGGAAGGGGCCACCTGCCTGAAGTGCTCCGAGTTCGCCGAGGCGATCTGCCGCTTCATGGAGCAGGAGGCCTGA
- the hypB gene encoding hydrogenase nickel incorporation protein HypB, translated as MTELQVEQKVLARNDALAMANRQMFRDAGVRRAINLISSPGTGKTTLLVATLTRLAGRIRVGVIEGDVQTENDAVRVAATGVPVEAVVTGGACHLDAAMVRRAFAALRQRHPDPLDLLVIENVGNLVCPASYDLGEDDKVALVSVTEGEDKPVKYPALFHAASVVVVTKADLLPHLEFDLDLLVRNARSVNPRLRVFVVSARTGQGMDEWVRFLEDGEGC; from the coding sequence ATGACCGAACTTCAGGTGGAACAGAAGGTTTTGGCCCGTAATGATGCGCTCGCCATGGCGAATCGACAGATGTTCCGCGACGCGGGGGTCCGGCGGGCGATCAATCTGATCTCGAGCCCGGGCACCGGCAAGACCACCCTGCTCGTGGCCACCCTGACCCGGCTGGCCGGCCGGATCCGGGTTGGGGTGATCGAGGGGGACGTGCAGACCGAGAACGATGCGGTGCGGGTGGCCGCCACGGGGGTGCCCGTGGAGGCCGTGGTCACGGGCGGGGCCTGCCACCTGGACGCGGCCATGGTGCGCCGGGCGTTCGCCGCCCTTCGGCAGCGCCACCCGGATCCCTTGGATCTGCTGGTGATCGAGAACGTGGGGAACCTGGTGTGCCCGGCCTCCTACGACCTGGGCGAGGACGACAAGGTGGCCCTGGTCAGCGTGACCGAGGGCGAGGACAAGCCGGTCAAGTACCCGGCCCTGTTCCACGCGGCCTCGGTGGTGGTGGTCACCAAGGCCGACCTGCTGCCCCACCTGGAGTTCGACCTGGACCTGCTGGTTCGCAACGCCAGGTCCGTGAACCCCCGGCTTCGGGTGTTCGTGGTGTCGGCCCGAACCGGGCAGGGGATGGACGAGTGGGTCCGCTTCCTGGAAGACGGGGAAGGGTGCTAG